From Levilactobacillus zymae, a single genomic window includes:
- the uvrB gene encoding excinuclease ABC subunit UvrB has protein sequence MIDRQTDRKFDLVSDYQPTGDQPQAIKALTQGLEDHEKAQILLGATGTGKTFTISNVIKNVNKPTLVLSHNKTLAGQLYGEFKQFFPHNAVEYFVSYYDYYQPEAYVPSSDTYIEKDSSINDEIDKLRHSATSSLLERNDVIVVASVSSIFGLGDPTEYKNHVVSLRVGQEIERDALLRKLVNIQFERNDYDFQRGRFRVHGDVVEIFPASRDERALRVEFFGDEIDRIREVDALTGEIVGDRKHVAIFPATHFMTNDDIMATATAGIEGELKDRLAELEGQGKLLEAQRLKQRTTYDVEMMREMGYTSGIENYSRWMDGRKAGEPPYTLLDFFPKDFLLVVDESHVTMPQVRGMYNGDQARKQQLVDYGFRLPSALDNRPLKLSEIEQHVNQVIYMSATPGPYEEAQTNHVVQQIIRPTGLLDPTIEVRPIMGQMDDLVGEINQRIDANERTFITTLTKKMAEDLTDYLKDLGIKVAYLHSDIKTLERTQIMRDLRLGKYDVLVGINLLREGIDIPEVSLVAILDADKEGFLRNERSLIQTIGRAARNSHGAVIMYADSVTESMQSAIDETARRRKIQMAYNEKHGITPKTIIKPIRDLIAVTKKSDDSGESDDFVANDFEDMDKDDQEKLIARLEDEMRAAAKKLDFEQAASLRDTIMDMKTEIGD, from the coding sequence ATGATCGATCGACAGACTGATCGGAAGTTTGATCTGGTTTCGGATTATCAACCAACGGGGGACCAACCCCAAGCCATCAAGGCGTTAACCCAGGGGTTAGAGGACCACGAGAAGGCCCAGATTCTACTAGGGGCCACCGGGACGGGGAAGACCTTCACCATCTCGAACGTGATTAAGAACGTCAATAAACCGACGTTGGTGTTGTCACACAACAAAACGTTGGCGGGCCAGTTGTACGGGGAATTCAAGCAGTTCTTTCCCCACAACGCGGTCGAATATTTTGTGAGTTACTATGATTATTACCAACCCGAAGCCTACGTGCCATCTAGTGACACCTACATCGAAAAGGACTCCTCGATTAACGACGAGATCGATAAGTTACGGCATTCGGCCACGAGTTCGTTGCTGGAACGTAACGACGTGATTGTGGTGGCCTCCGTGTCCTCCATCTTTGGATTAGGGGACCCCACGGAATACAAGAACCACGTGGTTTCGTTACGGGTCGGCCAAGAGATCGAACGAGACGCGTTACTCCGGAAATTAGTCAACATTCAATTTGAACGCAACGATTACGACTTTCAACGGGGCCGTTTCCGGGTCCACGGTGACGTGGTCGAAATCTTCCCGGCTTCTCGGGATGAACGGGCCTTACGGGTCGAATTCTTCGGCGACGAGATTGACCGGATCCGGGAGGTCGACGCGCTGACCGGTGAAATTGTGGGCGACAGAAAACACGTCGCCATCTTCCCGGCGACCCACTTCATGACCAACGACGACATCATGGCGACGGCCACGGCCGGTATTGAGGGCGAGTTGAAAGACCGCTTAGCCGAGCTAGAGGGTCAAGGCAAGTTGCTGGAAGCCCAACGTTTGAAGCAACGGACCACCTATGACGTCGAAATGATGCGGGAAATGGGCTACACCAGCGGAATCGAAAACTATTCGCGCTGGATGGATGGCCGTAAAGCCGGCGAACCGCCGTACACGTTACTGGACTTCTTCCCCAAGGATTTCCTATTAGTGGTCGACGAATCACACGTCACCATGCCACAGGTTCGGGGGATGTATAACGGGGACCAAGCCCGCAAGCAACAGTTGGTGGACTACGGGTTCCGGTTGCCCAGTGCGCTGGATAACCGACCGTTAAAACTCAGTGAAATTGAACAACACGTTAACCAAGTGATTTACATGTCGGCCACGCCCGGTCCTTATGAAGAGGCCCAGACCAACCACGTGGTTCAACAGATCATTCGGCCGACCGGCTTGCTCGACCCGACCATTGAAGTTCGACCCATCATGGGGCAAATGGATGATTTGGTGGGTGAAATCAACCAACGCATCGACGCTAACGAACGGACGTTCATTACCACGTTAACCAAGAAGATGGCCGAAGACTTGACCGATTACCTCAAGGATTTGGGGATCAAGGTGGCCTACCTGCACTCCGACATCAAGACGTTGGAGCGGACCCAGATCATGCGGGACCTGCGTTTAGGTAAGTACGACGTGTTGGTCGGGATTAACCTGTTGCGGGAAGGAATTGATATCCCCGAAGTCTCGTTGGTGGCGATCTTGGATGCCGACAAGGAAGGCTTCCTGCGTAACGAACGGTCGTTGATTCAAACCATCGGTCGGGCGGCCCGGAACTCGCACGGGGCGGTCATCATGTACGCCGACAGCGTGACCGAATCTATGCAGTCCGCCATCGACGAAACGGCGCGGCGGCGGAAGATTCAGATGGCCTATAACGAAAAGCACGGCATTACGCCCAAGACGATTATTAAGCCAATTCGTGACCTGATTGCGGTCACCAAGAAGAGCGACGATAGCGGGGAAAGCGACGACTTCGTGGCCAATGATTTTGAAGACATGGACAAGGACGACCAGGAAAAGCTGATTGCCCGCCTGGAAGACGAGATGCGTGCGGCGGCCAAGAAATTGGACTTCGAGCAAGCGGCGTCGTTACGGGATACCATCATGGACATGAAGACGGAGATTGGCGACTAG
- the trxB gene encoding thioredoxin-disulfide reductase, with protein MKNYDVIVIGAGPGGMTGALYASRANLSVLMLDRGIYGGQMNNTAAIENYPGFKSVLGPDLAKDMYDGATQFGAEFAYGSVESIEDHGDHKVVKTDDGDYAAKAVLIATGSEYKKLGVPGEDEYGGRGVSYCAVCDGAFFKNREVVVVGGGDSAVEEGLYLAGIASKVTIVVRRDQLRAQKILQDRAFANEKIEFVWNTNVTEIQGDKMKVTGVATHNNQTGEAGHIAANGVFIYVGTLPMTDAFKGLGITNDAGWILTDDHMATAVPGVFAIGDVRQKDLRQITTAVGEGGTAGQAAFAYLETLKSQAAAQD; from the coding sequence TAATTGTCATCGGTGCCGGACCCGGTGGGATGACCGGCGCGCTATACGCTTCGCGGGCCAACCTGTCCGTGTTGATGCTCGACCGGGGAATCTACGGTGGGCAGATGAATAACACCGCTGCGATTGAAAACTATCCCGGTTTTAAGTCCGTCTTAGGACCCGACTTAGCCAAGGACATGTACGACGGCGCAACTCAGTTTGGCGCAGAATTCGCCTATGGGAGCGTTGAAAGTATTGAAGATCACGGTGATCACAAGGTCGTCAAGACCGATGATGGTGATTATGCCGCTAAGGCCGTGTTGATTGCGACCGGGTCCGAGTACAAGAAACTCGGGGTTCCCGGTGAAGACGAATACGGTGGCCGTGGGGTTTCGTACTGCGCGGTCTGCGACGGGGCGTTCTTCAAGAACCGTGAAGTCGTGGTTGTCGGTGGTGGCGACTCAGCCGTTGAAGAAGGCCTTTACTTGGCCGGAATCGCGTCTAAGGTGACCATCGTTGTGCGGCGCGACCAATTACGGGCCCAGAAGATTTTGCAGGACCGGGCGTTTGCGAACGAGAAGATTGAATTCGTTTGGAACACTAACGTCACGGAAATCCAAGGCGATAAGATGAAGGTTACCGGGGTGGCGACGCACAATAACCAGACCGGTGAAGCTGGACACATCGCTGCGAACGGGGTCTTCATTTACGTGGGGACTTTACCGATGACCGATGCCTTCAAGGGCTTAGGGATTACCAACGACGCCGGTTGGATTTTGACCGACGATCACATGGCTACGGCCGTTCCGGGCGTGTTTGCCATTGGGGATGTGCGGCAAAAGGATTTGCGGCAGATTACCACGGCAGTCGGAGAAGGTGGCACGGCGGGACAAGCCGCGTTCGCTTACCTGGAAACGCTCAAGTCCCAGGCAGCAGCACAAGATTAA
- a CDS encoding HD domain-containing protein has translation MGMNQFLQSLSDLETINRAPGYFKFEQHSVAAHSFKVAEVAQFLGDVEEQAGHTVNWRSLYEKALNHDYTERFIGDIKTPVKYATPELRKMLADVEESLTANFIHNEIPQQFQAAYARRLGEGKDDTLEGQILSVADKVDLLYESFGEIQKGNPEPVYTDIYRESLATILKFKQMACVQYFLKEVLPELLATDFSDRQKLEALTNELLDQTED, from the coding sequence ATGGGCATGAATCAATTTTTACAGAGTCTTAGTGATCTCGAGACTATCAACCGGGCACCGGGCTATTTCAAGTTCGAGCAACATTCCGTGGCGGCACATTCGTTTAAGGTGGCTGAGGTGGCCCAGTTCTTGGGCGACGTTGAGGAACAAGCCGGCCACACGGTTAATTGGCGTTCGTTATACGAAAAGGCGTTGAACCATGACTACACCGAGCGGTTTATTGGCGACATCAAAACACCGGTCAAATATGCCACGCCCGAACTGCGCAAGATGCTGGCCGACGTGGAAGAATCGCTGACGGCTAACTTTATTCATAACGAAATTCCTCAGCAATTTCAGGCCGCCTACGCTCGGCGTTTGGGTGAAGGCAAGGATGACACCCTAGAGGGGCAAATTCTCTCCGTGGCCGACAAGGTTGATCTGCTATATGAATCCTTCGGTGAAATTCAAAAGGGCAATCCGGAACCGGTCTATACGGATATTTACCGCGAAAGTCTGGCGACGATTCTTAAGTTTAAGCAGATGGCCTGCGTTCAGTACTTCTTAAAGGAAGTCTTACCCGAACTTCTGGCGACGGATTTCAGTGATCGCCAAAAATTAGAAGCATTGACCAACGAATTATTAGACCAAACGGAGGATTAA
- a CDS encoding acetyltransferase, whose product MELATVWNQRLTDATVRALTHADDELIYQFQAQHPDYFEHFQDHPVTRQEAIQDIDDVPLNATADQKTYLGVFENDQLVLIVDLIIDYPLPSLVWLGLWLPAKSLSGQRQGELYQSLVQTLRAADAVQLQLSVFMGDRQAPAFWDAQGLTKVQTTTVVRGERTANVTIYQHKFDQTAN is encoded by the coding sequence ATGGAATTAGCAACGGTTTGGAACCAGCGGTTGACTGACGCTACGGTGCGCGCCTTGACCCATGCCGATGATGAGCTGATTTACCAGTTTCAGGCACAACACCCGGATTACTTTGAACACTTTCAGGATCACCCAGTGACCCGTCAGGAAGCAATTCAGGATATCGATGACGTGCCACTCAATGCGACGGCCGATCAGAAAACCTACCTCGGTGTTTTTGAAAATGATCAATTAGTCTTGATTGTTGACTTGATCATCGATTATCCCCTTCCCAGCTTGGTCTGGCTAGGTTTGTGGCTACCGGCCAAGTCCTTGAGTGGGCAACGTCAGGGCGAACTGTACCAGAGTTTGGTGCAAACCTTGCGGGCCGCCGACGCCGTGCAGCTCCAATTAAGTGTTTTTATGGGGGACCGGCAAGCGCCAGCCTTCTGGGATGCTCAGGGGTTGACGAAGGTGCAGACCACCACGGTGGTGCGGGGTGAACGCACGGCCAATGTGACCATTTATCAGCATAAGTTTGACCAAACAGCAAACTAG